The genomic region CGGTGACGATCACCGGCACGGAGAGCGCCTCGGAGAGGCGGGCAGCGCTCTCGGAGGGGTGTTTCGGCAGCAAGAGGAGATCGTCGCCGCCGGTGTTCGAGCGGTCGATTCCGGCGTTGACACAGACGTGGCCGAAGCGGGTCTCGGTGAGCAGGAAGGGCGCCTCGATGAGGAGTTCGGTGCTCTCCTCCAGTACGGCCTGTGCGAAGCGGGGGTCCTTCTCCTCGCCGGTGAGTTCCTCCAGTCCGGCGGCGATCTCGCGGGCGCGCGGGCCGGCCGGGAACTCCCCGAGGTCGGCGGTCCGTCCCTCCGCCTTCGAGACGACGGTGCTCGCGAGACAGAGGACGCCGGAATCGAGGTCGATCCGCTCGGCGACGAGCGAGGCGAGGTCGTCGCCGGGGCGGATCTCGGGGAGTCCCGAGACGGGTTGGAGTCGCATATCCGGAGTCGGCGCGGGTCGGTGAAAAGGCCGCCGACACCGGCGAGGATGGGGGAGGGCCGAAGCGGGTGCGAGGGGCGTTCAGCCGTCGATCAGGTCCGAGACGGTGACGACCTCGAGGTCGCGCGCCTCGATCTCGTCGAGCAGGCGCTCGAAGTCTTCCTCGCTGACGTCGTCGAGGTCGCCGTCGCCGACGCCGTGGACCATCGTGACGACGACCTGGTTGTAGTCGGCGGCGAGGTCGAGCATCCCGGTCAGATCCGAGGCGTCGTGGCCGTTGACCCGCGAGAGGAGGTGGCCGTCCGTCGGCGGGGCGACGTTGGGGTGGCCGCCGAAGATGAAGGAGGTCTCGAAGACCTCGCGGACCGCCTCCATGGACTCGGGGTCCATGCGGTTGTACGGTGCGAAGTAGTGGCGCGCGCCCTCCTCGTGGATCCGGTTGGCGATCGTGTCGTACGCGCGCTGGAGGTAGTCGACGCGCTCCTGGTGGGACTCCATCTCTGGCAGCGCGGTGTGGGGGTGCGCCGAGACGTCCCAGCCGGCGTCGCGCAGTTCACGGCACTGTTCGAGCGACAGGCGATCCGGGCGGTTGATCGAGTCGGGGATGATCGCCGCGACGCCCGGCCAGCCGCGCTCCTCGAGCATCGGGAGCGCGGTGGTGTGCTGGCTTGCGACGCCGTCGTCGAACGTGAGCACGACGTAGCCCTGATCCGCGCTCTCGGTCGCGCGCAGGTCGTCGAGGGCGAAGCGGATCGTCTCATCGCTGTTGCCGTCGGGTTCGACGTAGATCAGCAGGTCGTAGACGTTCCCGAGGTTCGGCTCGCCGCGCCGTCCCGTCCAGCCGACCTCCATCCGGAGCCAGCCGTCGTACTCGCTGGGGATCCGGCGGGCGCTCGTGAGCCGGTCGCTCTGGCCGGGTGCGCGCGCCTCGACGACCACGCGCGCGGGCAGCGGCGACTCGACCTTGATCGCGAACGAGAGCTGCTTGCCCGCGACGTCGAGACCG from Halalkalicoccus sp. NIPERK01 harbors:
- a CDS encoding coenzyme F420-0:L-glutamate ligase, with product MRLQPVSGLPEIRPGDDLASLVAERIDLDSGVLCLASTVVSKAEGRTADLGEFPAGPRAREIAAGLEELTGEEKDPRFAQAVLEESTELLIEAPFLLTETRFGHVCVNAGIDRSNTGGDDLLLLPKHPSESAARLSEALSVPVIVTDTCGRPFRHGQRGVAIGWAGMPASRDWRGERDRDGRELGVTVENVIDELAAAANLVAGEGDGGVPAVVVEGFEFGRMGGSNEHFRAVEDDYVRQALRGWSRE
- a CDS encoding polysaccharide deacetylase family protein, whose product is MTKQHRRTFLTAVGVGTAALAGCIGSLDGTGDDDNDDTGNTTDPNGDDGTDTTPQDVTAPAIADGEVIDDFEEIEWQPMFDHTTVGASDDALVGEGALLVESDADQAGAYRSFSGGLDVAGKQLSFAIKVESPLPARVVVEARAPGQSDRLTSARRIPSEYDGWLRMEVGWTGRRGEPNLGNVYDLLIYVEPDGNSDETIRFALDDLRATESADQGYVVLTFDDGVASQHTTALPMLEERGWPGVAAIIPDSINRPDRLSLEQCRELRDAGWDVSAHPHTALPEMESHQERVDYLQRAYDTIANRIHEEGARHYFAPYNRMDPESMEAVREVFETSFIFGGHPNVAPPTDGHLLSRVNGHDASDLTGMLDLAADYNQVVVTMVHGVGDGDLDDVSEEDFERLLDEIEARDLEVVTVSDLIDG